CCCCCGAAAGGGGCACTTCTTAGGCTCCCACCTATCCTGCGCAGGATGCGCAGGCAAACAGTGTCAGGGTACAGTAAAGCTTCACAGGGTCTTTCCGTCCTGCCGCAGGTAGCCGGAATCTTGACCGGCACTACAATTTCACCGGGACTCTCCTCGAGACAGCGTCCAGATCGTTGGACCATTCATGCAGGTCGGAACTTACCCGACAAGGAATTTCGCTACCTTAGGACCGTTATAGTTACGGCCGCCGTTTACCCGGGCTTCGGTTTGGGGCGTTAACCCCTCCCCTTAACCTACGGGCACTGGGCAGGTTTCACACCGCATACGTCCTCTTTCGAGTTTGCGCAGTGCTGTGTTTTTGGTAAACAGTCGCCTGGACCTGGTTTCTGCGACCCACCTTGCAGTGGGCACCCCTTATTCCGAAGGTACGGGGTCAATTTGCCGAGTTCCTTGAGGAGAGTTACCCCGATCGCCTTAGGCTGCTAACCCACTCCACCTGTGTCGGTTTCCGGTACGGTCAGCCATCCTTCTAGCGACCACGACACTATTTCTTGGCAGTTTGAAGTCACACCAGTTGGCTAAGCACGAGGCTTAGCCTCCTCATCACGCCTCAGGCTTGTATGAGGAACGGATTTGCCTATTCCTCACCCTCGGACGCTTAAAGGGAGCAATCCAAATCTCCCCTGGTGCTATCCTCCTGCGTCGTGCCTTGGTCTCCAGACAGCTGGTGCAGGAATATTAACCTGCTTCCCATCGGCTACTGCTTTCGCCCTCACCTTAGGGTACCGACTAACCCAATCCTGATTTACATTGGATTGGAACCCTTGGAGTTCCGGCGGACAGGTTTCTCACCTGTCTTCGCTGCTACTCATACCAGGATTCTCACTTCCCTGCAGTCCATCCCTCCTTACGGTGAGACTTCAACCCACAGGGAACGCTCCCCTACCGCTTGCCATAAGGCAAGCCCGCAGCTTCGGTGGCATGCTTAGCCCCGTTAAATTTTCGGCGCAAAGCCTCTCGACGAGTGAGCTGTTACGCACTCTTTAAAGGATGGCTGCCTCTAAGCCAACCTCCTCGCTGTCTTTGAGGCTTTACATCCTTCTCCACTTAGCATGCACTTTGGGACCTTAGCTGGCGATCTGGGTTGTTTCCCTCTCGACTACGGAGCTGATCCCCCGCAGTCTCACTGCCAAGCTATCCTCCCGGGCATTCGGAGTTTGGTTGGGTTCGGTACCCCTTTCGGGGCCCTAGCCCAATCAGTATCTCTACCTCCCGGGGGAAACGCTTGACGCTGCACGTCGATGCATTTCGGGGAGAACGAGCTATCACGGAACGCGATTGGCTTTTCACCCCTATCCACACCTCATCCAACTGTGTTGCAGCACCGATTGGTTCAGGCCTCCAGACGGTGTTACCCGTCCTTCACCTTGGGCATGGATAGATCGTTCCGCTTCGCGTCTGCAGCATGCGACTAATAGCGCCCTATTCGGACTTGGTTTCCCTACGCCTTCGCCTATCGGCTTAAGCTTGCCGCATACCACAACTCCCTGGCTCATTTTCCAAGAGGCACGCAGTCGGACTTTTTAATAGTCCTTCCACTGGCTTGTAGATCCATGGTTTCAGGTTCTCTTTCACTCCCCTTGCAGGGGTTCTTTTCACCTTTCCCTCGCGGTACTATGCGCTATCGGTCAGTCAGGAATATTTAGCCTTACCCAGTGGTCTGGGCTGATTCCCACTACCTTTCACGGGGGCAGTGGTACTCGGGAAGTAGCAGCTAGGAAGACTGTCAGTTTTTGCATACGGGGCTTTCACCCTCTATGGCGTAGCGTTCCAGCTACTTCTGCTAACTGACAGTTTTGTAACTTCCCCAGACAGTGGTAGCTGTCTGCGCTGGCTATCCCACGACCCCAGTGTGGCTAAGGCTACCACCATGGCACCACACTGGTTTAGGCTCTTCCCCGTTCGCTCGCCGCTACTTAGGGAATCCCATTGCGGTTTCTTTTCCTTTCGGCTACTAAAAGGTTTTACTTCGCCGAGTTTTAGCTCCGCTGATGCGGATGACTGGCTATTAACCAGCCGGGTTTCCCCATTCGGGAATCCTCGGATCAATGCCTGCTTGCGGCTCCCCGAGGCTTATCGCAGCTTGCCACGCCCTTCATCCCTTCTGACTGCCTCAGGCATCCACCATGGACCCTTAGCAGCTTGGCCTTATCTACTACCTACAGCCTACTAACCTATTCAATTGCCAAGGTACCTTTTTTTACTACTTTACTACTAACTCTTAATTCTTAACTTTTTACTACTTACCACTATTTTTTGCTTTTTTACTTTTACTATTTCCTATTTTCCTTTACCGCTATGGAGACGAGGGGACTTGAACCCCTGACCCTCTGCGTGCAAAGCAGATGCTCTCCCAACTGAGCTACGTCCCCATTTTTATGGGCCTTAGTGGACTCGAACCACTGACCTTACCCTTATCAGGGGTACGCTCTAACCGCCTGAGCTAAAGGCCCTTAGCAAATTAGGAAGGAAGCTAAGAAGATGAGCGAGGCTTTTATACAAATTTTGTATAGGATATCCCTATAAAGGAGGTGATCCAGCCCCAGGTTCCCCTAGGGCTACCTTGTTACGACTTCGCCCCAGTCATCAGGCCCATCATCGGCCCCTGCCTCCTTTGCAGGTTAGCCCGGGGACTTCCGATGAACCCGACTCCCATGGCGTGACGGGCGGTGTGTACAAGACCCGGGAACGTATTCACGGCGACATTGCTGATTCGCCATTACTACCGATTCCGCCTTCATGAGGGTGAGTTGCAACCCTCAATCTGCACCACGACAGGGTTTATGGGATTAGCTCCGCCTTGCAGCGTTGCAGCCCATTGTCCCTGCCACTGTAGCGCCTGTGTAGCCCAGGGCATAAAGGGCATACTGATCTGACGTCATCCCCTCCTTCCTCCGGCTTATCGCCGGCAGTCTCCTGTGAGTACCCGGCATTACCCGCTGGTAACACAGGACAAGGGTTGCGCTCGTTGCGGGACTTAACCCAACATCTCACGACACGAGCTGACGACGACCATGCACCACCTGTGCGGCGCGGCTATGAATAATCATAGCCTAGGGTACTTTCATACCCGACACACCGCATGTCAAACCCTGGTGAGGTTATTCGGTTAGCATCGAATTAAACCAGACGCTCCACCGGTTGTGCGGGTCCCCGTCAATTCCTTTGAGTTTCAACCTTGCGGCCGTACTTCCCAGGCGGGATGCTTAACGCGTTAGCTTACGGCACGGACTACTTTCGTAGCCCACATCTAGCATCCATCGTTTACGGCTAGGACTACCCGGGTATCTAATCCGGTTTGCTCCCCTAGCTTTCGTCCCTCAGCGTCAGGACAGTTCCAGTCGGCCGCCTTCGCCACTGGTGTTCCTCCCGATATCTACGCATTTCACCGCTACACCGGGAATTCCGCCGACCTCTCCCTGCCTCAAGTTTAGCAGTTTGGAAGGCAGTTTCACGGTTGAGCCGTGAAATTTCACCAACCACTTGCTAAACCGCCTACGGACCCTTTACGCCCAGTAAATTCGCGCAACGTTCGGGACCTACGTATTACCGCGGCTGCTGGCACGTAGTTAGCCGTCCCTTATTCCTGGGGTACCGTCATTATCTTCCCCCAGAAAAGGTGTTTACACCCCGAAGGGCTTCATCCACCACGCGGCGTTGCTGGGTCAGCCTTTCGGCCATTGCCCAATATTCCCCACTGCTGCCCCCCGTAGGGGTGCGGGCCGTGTCTCAGTCCCACTGTGACCGGTCATCCTCTCAGACCGGTTACCCGTCGTAGCCTTGGTGAGCCATTACCTCACCAACAAGCTGATGGGACGCAGCCCCATCCATAGGCACCCATAAGGGCTTTGGAGTCTCCTCATTATTGGGTATTAGCACCCCTTTCGGGATGTTATCCCCAACCTATGGGTAGGTAAGCTACGTGTTACTCACCCGTTTGCCGGTCGCCAGCACTACTACCCGAAGGTAGTAGCCTGCTGCCCCACGACTTGCATGTGTTAGGCACGCCGCCAACGTTCGCGCTGAGCCAGGATCAAACTCTCCAAAAGAATCTTTTGAAGACCTCGCTCATCTCTTAGCTTCCTTATTCATTTGCCAAGGTCCTTTATCTCAGTCGATTTTTAAACAGACAAAAATTCTATCACTTTTGATTTCTTTTGTCAAGCTGATTTTTTGACTTATTCTCGCTTTCAAATTTTGAGAATATCTATTTTATCCCTCTTTCCTTTTCTTGTCAAGAGGTTTTTCTTTTTCTTATTCGTTTTTCAAAATTGGACTAATTATTATATACACTTTTTCTTTATTGTCAAGGGGTTGGGAGCCTGTTCCAAAATTAATTTCTCAGTTAAAATTAAATACACAAAATCAAAAAATAAAATGTTTGCATGAGAAAAACAGGAATATCCTTTAAACAAATCTATAAACTTACAAAAAGATTTTTTAAAAAGATTAAACATAAGGAAAAGAAAAATAGTCAAAGAGGTAGACCAAGAAAGTACAAAGATGAGTTCATAATAGCTATATTTCTATACCAAACACTAAAACAATATTCTTATAGAGAAGTTCTTCAAGAGCTTAAATATTTTGGCTTTAAAACCCCTTCTCTAAATGACTATCATTATAGGATTAAACAATTTAATAAAAACACTTTAAAATTATTGCTGGAAAAAACAGGACAGTATTTTATTGAAAAAATCAAAGATGAAATACAGTGCTACATAGCAGATGCTACAGGTTTTGCCTATGGAGATATTTATAGCCTTAAATGGAGAAGAGGGATAGAGGTAAAACAGATAAAATCCCATATAAGACTTGAGGTTATTATGGCAGTAGATAACGAAGATAAAGTGGTAATTTTGGGATGTGAAACAGGTAAAGCCTATGCAAGTGAGATAAAGATGTTAAATCAGATATTAGACAAAGTAGATTTTATCAAAGGACTACCTTTTATAGCTGATAAAGGTTATGATTCAATAAGTGTAATACAAAAAATCTTAGACATTGGACTTATTCCTGCTATAAAGATAAAGGAAACATTTAGAATAAAAATAAAGCATCCATTGAGACAGTTATCAAAGGAAAATTGGTTAAAGTATGGAAAGAAAAGATATAGAATAGAATCTTTATTTGGTAATATAAAGAACAAAGCAAATTCAGTGTTTAGAGTTAAAAGAGAAGATATAGCTAAGAAGTTAGCTATTGCTTGGGCTATTCTTTGGAATTTCTACATGATTTTAATTTATGTATTTTTGTTTATCCTATCAGTCTTAATTTTTAGAAGAAGTTTTTTTTGATTTTTGGAACAGGGCTCAGGGGATATAAGTGGTACCTTAAAATTTATATAACTTTCAATTGAAAAAACAACCCATCTCTATTAAGAGATGGAATAGTGTTTATTCAAATAAAAATTTATTTTTAGCTTCTACATTTTCTGGAACGTCTTTTAGAGAAACTTTTATTCTACCTTGGTCATCAATTTCTGAAACTTTAACTTTTAAAACATCTCCTACTTTAACTACATCCTTAGCAGATTTTAATCTTTCTGAAGAGATTTGTGATACATGTAATAATGATAATTTACCAGGCATTAATTCTACAAATGCACCATAATCTTCAACTCTTGTAACTTTACCTAAGTATACTTCTCCAAGCTCTATATCCATTATAAGCTGATTTATCATATCGATAGCTTTTTCTGCAGCTATTTTACTTGTTGCATATATCTTTACTAAACCAGTTGGATCTAAGTCAATCTTAACGCCTGTTTCTTCTATTATCTTCTTAATATTTTTACCTGCTGGACCTATAATCACGCTTATTTTTTCTGGAAGTACTCTAAGAGTTGTTACTGTTGGTGCATATGGAGATAACTCTTTTCGTGGCTCTGGTATAGCTTGATACATAAGGTCAAGTATATAGTTTCTGCCTTCTCTTGCTTGCTCTAATGCTTTCTGTAAAATTTCCCTTGTTAAACCTTTAACTTTAATATCCATTTGTATAGAAGTTACACCATCTCTTGTTCCGGCAACTTTAAAGTCCATATCGCCAAGATGATCTTCATCTCCAAGAATATCAGATAATACTACAAATTTATCTTCACTTTTTATTAAACCCATTGCTATTCCGGCAACATGTTTTTTCATTGGAACGCCAGCATCGAATAATGCCAATGAACCGCCGCAAACTGTTGCCATAGATGTTGAGCCGTTAGATTCTAAAATATCAGATACTACTCTTATAACATATGGAAATTCCTCTTCCGATGGAATTAAAGGTTCCAATGCCCTCTCTGCAAGATTTCCATGACCAATCTCTCTTCTTGATACCGGTCTTGGAGGCTTTGCTTCTCCTGTTGAGAATGGTGGGAAGTTATAATGTAGCATAAATCTTTTTAGAGTCTCACCGGCTTCTATACTCTCTTCTATCTGTCCTTCAGAAGGTGAACCAAGTGTTACAGTTACGAAAGCTTGAGTCTGCCCTCTTGTAAAGATAGCTGAACCATGATTTCTTGGGAAAACTCCAACTTTTATCCAAATAGGTCTAATTTCTTCTGGTTTTCTTCCATCAATTCTTATATTTTCATAAAGTACAAGGTCTCTCATAACATTACTAACAACATCTTTATAGACAAAAGAAGCTTTTTTTACTTTTTCTTCAGGAATTTCTAATGTAGTTTTAATTTCTTCAAAAATAGCATTTATCTGTTTATTTCTTTCTTTTTTATCTGAAATATTAAATGCTTCTTTAATTCTTACATAGGCTAATTCTTTAAATTTCTCTTTCAGTAAAATTTCTTCTTCATCTATTGGTATTTCAATTTTTTCTTTTCCGTATTTTGCCCTAAGCTCTTCTTGTAATTCTATTAATTTTTTAATTTCCTGATGACCAAAAAGCATAGCTTCAAGAATAACCTCTTCTGGAACTTCCTTAGCCCCACCCTCTACCATAACGATGGCGTCTTTAGAACCAGCAACAACAATTTCTAAATCCGATTTTGCTTTTTGTTGATAAGTTGGATTAACTATAAATTGACCATCTACTCTACAAACTCTAACACCAGCAATTGGCCCTTCAAATGGGATGTCTGAGATATGCAAAGCAGCAGAAGCTCCAACTATACCTAAAACATCTGGGTCATACTGATCATCTGCGGATAATGTATAAGCTGTGATGATTACATCATTATAAAAACCTTTTGGGAATAAAGGTCTGATAGGTCTATCTATATTTCTTGCAACTAAAATTTCTCTCTCTGAAGGTTTTCCTTCCCTTTTAACAAATCCACCCGGGATCTTACCATAAGCATAATATTTTTCTCTGTATTCAACCGTTAATGGAAGAAAATCTATATCAGCTTGAGGCTCTTCAGACATAACTGCAGCAACTAAAACTGCTGTATCTCCTTGTCTTACGATTACGGCACCGTTTGCCTGCTTTGCAAAGTATCCTGTTTCTATGCTATATGGTGCTCCGTTGACTACAGTTTCTATTTTAATCTCTTCCATTAATACCCCTATTATTTGCTTTCGTTAGATGTTTCTCTGATGTTTAATGCTTCAATAATTTTTCTATATCTTTCTTCGCTCTCTCTTTTGAGATAGTTTAAAAGCTTTCTTCTTTTGTTAACCATTCCGATAAGACCTCTTCTTGAGTGAAGGTCTTTTTTGTTTGCTTTTATATGCTCTGTAAGATTTCTGATTCTTTCAGTTAAAACAGCAATTTGGACCTCTGGAGAACCAGTATCATTTTCATGTAATGCAAACTTTTTAATAAGCTCTTGCTTTTTCTCAGCAGTAATTGACATTTATACCTCCTATAACTAATTTAAAATTTTTGAATTTATATTATAACATACTTTAGAAAAAGTAGGTCTTAGTTATTAAAGATTATAGTTGATATTTACGTTTGATAAATTTAGATGGTGGGAAAGGAGGGAATCGAACCCTCACGGCCTTTCGGCCAAGGGATTTTAAGTCCCTCGCGTCTGCCAGTTCCGCCACTTTCCCTTTCAAATTGTGGAAATATAATATATCATATTTTTATATCTTATGCAAGTGTTTTTTTACTTGGAGATTGAGATGATAAATTTCAAGCCTATGCAAATACAAAATGAAGTCATAACAATATTAAAAAATCTTGGAAGCTCTATATCTCTAAAAGCTGGTGAAAATGTTAATGCTGAAGTTATTGATGTCCTGCCTTCCGGTGCAGCTGTCCTTAGAATAAAAAACAGTTATATAACAGTCAATACAGAAATTCCTTTAAGCAAAGACAATCAGTTATTACTTAAGGTTCTTCCCCCAAAGGATGACAAACTTCAATTTCAATTAATTTCAGTTTCTGATAAAAAACCTGTTAATGAAGTTTTCTTAAAAGAAATTCCTATAGAGTTAGCATTAAAAAATTTAGATAAACTTCCAGAAAATATCAAATCTCAATTTATTCAAAATTTAATTAACAATATAACAAAGCTTGAAGAGAATAGACTTAATTTACCGGTTAAAGATGTTTATCAAATTGATGAAAAAACAATAAAAGAAGCAATACAAAACTCTGGCAGTTTTTTTGAAAATAAATTGGCTAAATTGATTAATCAAATTGAGAATTTAAAACAGATGGACTTGCAAGCTTATAAAGAAATTTTTGACGGCAAGGAAAATATATTAGAAAATATAGATAAGATGATTTTAGAAAACAATCAGTTAAAAGAATCTTTGGAAAGTATAAAGAAAGATTTACATTCCGGCGTTGAAGTTAAGGATAAAGATATCTTAAAGCAATTGAATTTGCAAACTTTCAAAGATGTATTAGTTGTAAAGGAGCATGTTTTAGAAAAATTAGAAAGACTAATTTCGGAAAGACAACAACTGAAAGAAATTCTAGAAAGTATAAAAAATAGTTTGGGGTCTATCTACCCAGATGCAAAAATTAACATAAAAGATGAAAATGTAAACAGCTTGATAAAAAGTTATCAACAACTAAGTTTATTATCTGATAGCATTTTTGGAGTTTTCCCTTTTGTGTTAAATGGTATTAAAATTTCTAAGTACGAGATTAAAAAGAAATTCAATGAAAATGGAAATATAATTTATTTTAAAGGTGATATAGAATTTAACGATGATACTTTTGTATCCTATATAATTGCTAAGTTTTACGACGGTTATTATATTACGATTAAGAGCAATGATAAAAATCTTGTTGAAAATCTAAAAGAACTTAAAAAAATAGCTATAGAAAGGTTAAAGGATAGCAATATAAACGTGGTGAGTTTTGATGTCTATGGATGAGAAAAAAGCAGTAGCTTTGAGATATGAAAGGTATAGAGATTCTGCTCCAAAGGTTGTAGCTAAAGGTAAAGGTATAATTGCAGAAAGAATTATAGAGGTAGCAAAACAACACGGAGTTTATCTCAAAGAAGACCCGACGTTGGTTGAGGTTTTGTCGGGTCTTGAACTTTATGAAGAAATTCCTGAAGAACTTTATAAAGTAATTGCTGAAATTTTTGTATTAATCTACCAAGCTAAACAGAAACGTTAAACTCTCTCAACGCATCGTTTAAAGAAGTTTTTTTATCTGTTGACTCTTTTCTTTTTCCGATAATTAAAGCACATTGTACGCCATACTCACCAGCCGGGAATTTCTTCGTGATTGTTCCTGGCACTACAACGCTTCTTGCAGGAACTCTTCCTCTGTACTCTACAGGTTCATCACCAGAAACGTCTATAATTCTTGTAGAAGCTGTTATTACAACGTTAGCTCCTAAAACAGCCTCTTCTTCTACTATTACACCTTCTACGATAATACATCTGGAACCTATAAAGCAGTTATCTTCTATTATTACAGGTCTTGCTGAAGGTGGTTCTAAGACTCCACCTAAACCTACTCCACCTGAAAGGTGAACGTTTTTTCCAACTTGGGCACAAGAACCAACCGTTGCCCATGTATCAACCATTGTTCCGCTTCCAACGTAAGCACCAATATTTACATAAGATGGCATAAGAATCGCTCCCGGCTCTATATAACTTCCATATCTTGCTGTTGCTGGCGGAACAACTCTAACGCCTCTTTCTTTATAATTTTTCTTTAAAGGAATTTTATCGTAATATTCAAAAGGTCCAACTTCCATAACCTGCATCTCTTGAATAGGAAAGTATAATAAAATAGCTTGCTTTATCCATTCATTGACTATCCATTCGCCATTTATCTTCTCTGCTACTCTTATTTTTCCATTGTCTAATAAGTCAATGGTTTCTCTTACTGCTTCTTTGTATTTATTTTCTTTTAAAAACTCTCTGTTTTCCCATGCTTCTAAAATAAGTTTTTTAAGTTCTTCCATCTAAACCTCCTGTAATTAAATATTGGAGTTTATTATATCAAAAATATACTATAGAGACTGTTTCAAAAATCAATGTTGTCATTCCACACAGTCGGCGAAGAGTCTTTTATTTTTAATCTCACAACTTTTATTGAATTTATTACCAGACGTATTAAAGACTATAAATCATACTTTTTGTAAAAGAATTTTTTACCTATTTCTACAGTCAGTATATAAAGAATTATCACAATTATCACAAATAAATAAAGACTTAAAGTTAAAGGCTGCAGTTCTAATAATTTTCCAATTGGAGTAAATGGAATTATAAATCCGGATATAAATATTGAACTTACAGTTAAGATTAAAAAGTTAGATGGTCTGCTTTTTAGGAAAAATTCTCTTGTTCTTAAAACTAATAAAATGGCTACTTCTGTCAATAGACCTTCAAGAAACCAAGCAGAACGGAAAAGTTCTTGGCTTGCATTAAATACATATATCAGAGAGAAGTACGTTACAAAATCATAAACAGAGCTTATTAATCCAAAGACTATCATAAATCTTTTTATAAACTCAATATTCCATTTTTTTGGAGTCTTGATCCAATCTTTGTCTACGTTGTCTGTTGGAATTGACATTACAGCAACATCTGACATTAAATTTTGAGATAAAACTTGTTTTGGTAGCATTGGCAAGAAAGGAATTATAAAAGATGCACCTGTCATAGAAAATACATTTCCAAAATTAGAGCTTACTTGCATAAAAAGATATTTCATAGTATTTAAGAATGTTTTTCTTCCTTCAACGACTGCGTCAATTATAGTTTGTAAGTCTGCTTTTAATAAAACTATATCTGCTGTTTCTTTCGCTATGTCTACTGCGTTATCGACAGAGATTGCAACATCTGCCTCTCTCATAGCTGCAATATCGTTTATTCCATCACCCATATATCCTACCACATAGCCGGCGTCTTTTAAGGCACTAACTACCAAATCTTTTTGAAGTGGTGTAAGCTCTGCAAACACAAAAGTATCTTTAACCTTATTAATAAGAGCATCTTCCGATAGATGTCTTATATCTTCACCGCTTAGCACCTTTCCATCAAGTCCCAAGCTTTGAGCTATATGCTGAGCAACCAACTTGTTATCTCCTGTAATTATCCTAAGTTCTATTCCTAAATCTTTTAGCTTGTTGACTAAATCTTTTGCATCAGGTTTGAGTGGGTCGTGAAGTATAACAAAGCCGATAAAAATCTCACCAGACTCGTCGTTAAAATCTATTCTTTCCTTGTCTATGTATTTATAAGAAACAGCAATAAGTTTATAGCCTTGACTACTATACAAAGTATAAAGTTTTTCAATATCTTGAATTATATCTTTTAAATCTAAAATCTTTCCATCTATCTCGGCATATGTGCAAACTTCTATGATGTGAGAATATGCACCTTTTGTTATTAAAATGTTTTTGTCATCTTTTTTTACTAAGATAGACAATCTTTTTCGGTTAAAATCATAAGGAATTTCATCTAACTTTTTATAATCTGAAATATCTAAATCTTTATGACTTTCTTTTATAGCATCGTCAATTGGATTTTTATAACCTGTTTGTAGACATGAGTTAACACATGAAAAAATTGCAACCTTATTATCATCTTGATCTTTTATATTTTTGAATGCGAAAATTTTCATTTTTCCTTCTGTTAAAGTTCCGGTTTTATCACAGCAAAAAACATTCATACTTCCAAAGTTTTCTATCGATGCTAATCTTTTAACTATCGCACCTTTATTAGCCATAAATCTTGCACCATAAGACAATCCAACGCTAACAACAGCAGGCAAAAGAACAGGAGTTATACCAATTCCAAGGGAAAGTGCAAATAATAGAGAATCTATAACACCTCTGTGATAGTAAGTATTTACAGCAAAAACAACGATAATTAAAATCGTTGCAACTTGTAATAGTGTATATCCAAATCTTCTTAAGCCTCTTTCAAAATC
This is a stretch of genomic DNA from Sulfurihydrogenibium sp. YO3AOP1. It encodes these proteins:
- the rpsO gene encoding 30S ribosomal protein S15, translating into MSITAEKKQELIKKFALHENDTGSPEVQIAVLTERIRNLTEHIKANKKDLHSRRGLIGMVNKRRKLLNYLKRESEERYRKIIEALNIRETSNESK
- the mgtA gene encoding magnesium-translocating P-type ATPase, producing MITNQNIKNPENIMKANTQKIIGLSSKEAEERLKKYGLNKVGKEKRFTDLELFLNQFKSPYILLLLFTAILSAILGETIDALVIITIVLLGSILDFWQERGAHRTVEKLLSMIKTYVNVIRDGKETEIPIEYVVPDDIIVLRAGDMVPADGVLLEAKDIFINESLLTGEPYPVEKFANDNVFMGTHVVSGFGIMKTVKTAKDTEYGKIADKLRLGKAETDFERGLRRFGYTLLQVATILIIVVFAVNTYYHRGVIDSLLFALSLGIGITPVLLPAVVSVGLSYGARFMANKGAIVKRLASIENFGSMNVFCCDKTGTLTEGKMKIFAFKNIKDQDDNKVAIFSCVNSCLQTGYKNPIDDAIKESHKDLDISDYKKLDEIPYDFNRKRLSILVKKDDKNILITKGAYSHIIEVCTYAEIDGKILDLKDIIQDIEKLYTLYSSQGYKLIAVSYKYIDKERIDFNDESGEIFIGFVILHDPLKPDAKDLVNKLKDLGIELRIITGDNKLVAQHIAQSLGLDGKVLSGEDIRHLSEDALINKVKDTFVFAELTPLQKDLVVSALKDAGYVVGYMGDGINDIAAMREADVAISVDNAVDIAKETADIVLLKADLQTIIDAVVEGRKTFLNTMKYLFMQVSSNFGNVFSMTGASFIIPFLPMLPKQVLSQNLMSDVAVMSIPTDNVDKDWIKTPKKWNIEFIKRFMIVFGLISSVYDFVTYFSLIYVFNASQELFRSAWFLEGLLTEVAILLVLRTREFFLKSRPSNFLILTVSSIFISGFIIPFTPIGKLLELQPLTLSLYLFVIIVIILYILTVEIGKKFFYKKYDL
- a CDS encoding 2,3,4,5-tetrahydropyridine-2,6-dicarboxylate N-succinyltransferase, with the translated sequence MEELKKLILEAWENREFLKENKYKEAVRETIDLLDNGKIRVAEKINGEWIVNEWIKQAILLYFPIQEMQVMEVGPFEYYDKIPLKKNYKERGVRVVPPATARYGSYIEPGAILMPSYVNIGAYVGSGTMVDTWATVGSCAQVGKNVHLSGGVGLGGVLEPPSARPVIIEDNCFIGSRCIIVEGVIVEEEAVLGANVVITASTRIIDVSGDEPVEYRGRVPARSVVVPGTITKKFPAGEYGVQCALIIGKRKESTDKKTSLNDALREFNVSV
- a CDS encoding EscU/YscU/HrcU family type III secretion system export apparatus switch protein, encoding MDEKKAVALRYERYRDSAPKVVAKGKGIIAERIIEVAKQHGVYLKEDPTLVEVLSGLELYEEIPEELYKVIAEIFVLIYQAKQKR
- a CDS encoding polyribonucleotide nucleotidyltransferase is translated as MEEIKIETVVNGAPYSIETGYFAKQANGAVIVRQGDTAVLVAAVMSEEPQADIDFLPLTVEYREKYYAYGKIPGGFVKREGKPSEREILVARNIDRPIRPLFPKGFYNDVIITAYTLSADDQYDPDVLGIVGASAALHISDIPFEGPIAGVRVCRVDGQFIVNPTYQQKAKSDLEIVVAGSKDAIVMVEGGAKEVPEEVILEAMLFGHQEIKKLIELQEELRAKYGKEKIEIPIDEEEILLKEKFKELAYVRIKEAFNISDKKERNKQINAIFEEIKTTLEIPEEKVKKASFVYKDVVSNVMRDLVLYENIRIDGRKPEEIRPIWIKVGVFPRNHGSAIFTRGQTQAFVTVTLGSPSEGQIEESIEAGETLKRFMLHYNFPPFSTGEAKPPRPVSRREIGHGNLAERALEPLIPSEEEFPYVIRVVSDILESNGSTSMATVCGGSLALFDAGVPMKKHVAGIAMGLIKSEDKFVVLSDILGDEDHLGDMDFKVAGTRDGVTSIQMDIKVKGLTREILQKALEQAREGRNYILDLMYQAIPEPRKELSPYAPTVTTLRVLPEKISVIIGPAGKNIKKIIEETGVKIDLDPTGLVKIYATSKIAAEKAIDMINQLIMDIELGEVYLGKVTRVEDYGAFVELMPGKLSLLHVSQISSERLKSAKDVVKVGDVLKVKVSEIDDQGRIKVSLKDVPENVEAKNKFLFE
- a CDS encoding IS5-like element ISSulsp1 family transposase, with the translated sequence MRKTGISFKQIYKLTKRFFKKIKHKEKKNSQRGRPRKYKDEFIIAIFLYQTLKQYSYREVLQELKYFGFKTPSLNDYHYRIKQFNKNTLKLLLEKTGQYFIEKIKDEIQCYIADATGFAYGDIYSLKWRRGIEVKQIKSHIRLEVIMAVDNEDKVVILGCETGKAYASEIKMLNQILDKVDFIKGLPFIADKGYDSISVIQKILDIGLIPAIKIKETFRIKIKHPLRQLSKENWLKYGKKRYRIESLFGNIKNKANSVFRVKREDIAKKLAIAWAILWNFYMILIYVFLFILSVLIFRRSFF